In Streptomyces sp. DG2A-72, one genomic interval encodes:
- a CDS encoding DUF5937 family protein, producing MSVSIDIAGLRPERVAVVPSPLAELGMALHALSEPGHHPGLQGWVTSVTARLDSPLADRMCEADFLWRTTFSDLFLPYAGIPGGATLPGATLAAELDLLDKLTDEQFVDAALEFTCALPYEVAGPPVLADAELRRRALELAAARGPQQLRFSRRLLDDPPRIRAWLRQFLQDCDEAFFADTWSRLRHQLTADARHKTDLLRHKGLGQALAAVSPAVVLDEAAGRITIDKLRQSHICDRSLLLVPTSLGWPHLQVLHRHGWQPVLHYPVGSPELAAPPSVEQLTLRMTALSHPVRMQLCRNLARTTYTTSELVQIHGMTAPEISRHLSVLKKAGLITTRRRGRYVLYQLDVTAMARLGSDFLEALLR from the coding sequence ATGAGCGTGAGCATCGACATCGCGGGGCTGCGGCCGGAGAGGGTCGCCGTCGTCCCCTCACCCCTGGCCGAACTCGGCATGGCGCTGCACGCGCTGTCCGAGCCGGGGCACCATCCGGGCCTGCAGGGCTGGGTGACGAGCGTGACCGCCCGGCTCGACTCGCCTCTGGCGGACCGCATGTGCGAGGCCGACTTCCTGTGGCGGACGACGTTCTCGGACCTCTTCCTGCCCTATGCGGGTATCCCGGGCGGCGCCACGCTCCCCGGCGCGACGCTCGCCGCGGAACTGGACCTGCTGGACAAGCTGACGGACGAGCAGTTCGTGGACGCGGCGCTGGAGTTCACCTGTGCGCTGCCGTACGAGGTTGCGGGCCCGCCCGTGCTCGCCGACGCGGAGTTGCGCCGCCGGGCCCTGGAGCTGGCCGCCGCGCGCGGGCCGCAGCAGTTGCGGTTCAGCCGACGGCTGTTGGACGATCCGCCGCGGATCCGGGCCTGGTTGCGGCAGTTCCTCCAGGACTGCGACGAGGCGTTCTTCGCGGACACCTGGTCGCGGCTGCGCCACCAGCTCACGGCCGACGCCCGCCACAAGACCGATCTGCTGCGGCACAAGGGCCTGGGTCAGGCGCTGGCCGCGGTGTCCCCGGCGGTGGTGCTCGACGAGGCCGCCGGACGCATCACCATCGACAAGCTCCGCCAGAGCCACATCTGCGACCGGAGCCTGCTGCTCGTGCCGACCAGCCTGGGCTGGCCGCATCTCCAGGTGCTGCACCGGCACGGCTGGCAGCCGGTCCTGCACTACCCGGTCGGCTCCCCTGAACTCGCCGCGCCGCCCTCGGTCGAGCAGCTGACCCTGCGGATGACCGCGCTGTCCCACCCGGTGCGCATGCAGCTGTGCCGGAATCTGGCCCGCACCACGTACACCACGAGCGAACTCGTGCAGATCCACGGCATGACGGCCCCAGAGATATCCCGGCACCTCAGCGTGCTGAAGAAGGCGGGCCTGATCACCACCCGGCGACGTGGGCGGTATGTCCTGTACCAGCTGGACGTCACGGCGATGGCCCGGCTCGGCAGCGACTTCCTGGAAGCGCTGCTCAGGTAG
- a CDS encoding PH domain-containing protein, with translation MTAPGVDGAVREKQPVTERRLHPVTPLRRAWAPVAVIIGWALHDPDQTQRQLTRLTTTTLLIALAVIVPAAALYGFLTWWFTHFAVTDTELRIRTGLLFRRAAHIRLERIQAVDVTQPLLARVAGVAKLKLDVVGTDKKDELAFLGADEARTLRAELLARAAGFAPETAHEVGEAPAQELLRTPPGVLAVSLVLTGATWGTLAAALVVPPLIWLATHSVWTVLAVALPLLGAAGASSVGRFVAEYDWTVAESPDGLRIDRGLLDRVHETVPPGRVQTVRIVEPLLWRRRGWVRVELDVAGSSNSLLLPVAPREIAEAVIARVLPGVTVPPSLSRPPRRAGRCLPLWWRGYGIAVTNTVFASRHGLLRRSLALVPHAKVQSVRLAQGPWKRVWRLADVHVDTGANKTVTARLRDAEEAAELLRGQAERSRTGRRDARPDRWMA, from the coding sequence GTGACGGCGCCGGGCGTCGACGGCGCCGTACGCGAGAAGCAACCCGTCACCGAGCGGCGGCTGCATCCCGTGACACCGCTGAGGCGGGCGTGGGCGCCGGTCGCCGTGATCATCGGGTGGGCGTTGCACGACCCCGACCAGACGCAGCGCCAGCTGACCAGGCTGACGACGACCACACTGCTGATCGCGCTCGCCGTGATCGTCCCGGCCGCCGCCCTGTACGGCTTTCTGACCTGGTGGTTCACGCACTTCGCGGTGACCGACACCGAACTGCGCATCCGTACCGGCCTGTTGTTCCGGCGCGCCGCGCACATCCGGCTCGAACGCATCCAGGCCGTCGACGTCACCCAGCCGCTGCTAGCGCGGGTCGCGGGCGTCGCCAAGCTCAAACTCGACGTCGTCGGCACGGACAAGAAGGACGAACTGGCCTTCCTGGGCGCGGACGAGGCGCGCACGCTGCGCGCCGAACTGCTCGCGCGCGCGGCGGGTTTCGCGCCCGAGACGGCGCACGAAGTCGGGGAAGCACCGGCGCAGGAGCTGCTGCGCACGCCCCCGGGCGTACTCGCCGTCTCCCTCGTCCTGACCGGCGCGACCTGGGGCACCCTCGCCGCCGCGCTCGTCGTACCGCCGCTGATATGGCTCGCCACCCACAGCGTGTGGACGGTCCTCGCGGTCGCCCTGCCGCTGCTGGGCGCGGCGGGCGCGAGCAGCGTGGGACGGTTCGTCGCGGAGTACGACTGGACGGTCGCCGAGTCCCCTGACGGGCTGCGCATCGACCGCGGGCTGCTGGACCGCGTCCACGAGACGGTGCCGCCGGGGCGGGTGCAGACCGTACGGATCGTGGAGCCGCTGCTGTGGCGGAGGCGTGGCTGGGTGCGGGTCGAGCTGGATGTCGCCGGGTCCTCGAACTCCCTGCTGCTGCCGGTCGCCCCGCGCGAGATCGCCGAGGCCGTCATCGCGCGCGTGCTGCCCGGGGTGACGGTGCCGCCGTCCCTGTCCCGGCCGCCGCGCCGCGCCGGCCGGTGCCTGCCGCTGTGGTGGCGCGGCTACGGCATCGCGGTCACCAACACGGTCTTCGCCTCCCGGCACGGCCTCCTGCGGCGGAGCCTGGCCCTCGTACCGCACGCGAAGGTGCAGAGCGTACGGCTGGCTCAGGGGCCCTGGAAGCGCGTCTGGCGGCTTGCGGACGTGCATGTGGACACGGGGGCCAACAAGACCGTCACAGCGCGGCTGCGAGACGCTGAGGAGGCGGCGGAGCTGCTGCGCGGGCAGGCGGAGCGGTCACGGACGGGACGCAGGGACGCGCGGCCGGACCGGTGGATGGCGTGA
- a CDS encoding response regulator transcription factor, which translates to MTIRVMLVDDQVLLRTGFRMVLAAQPDMEVVAEAGDGVEALQVVRSTPVDVVLMDVRMPKLDGVEATRRICAEPDPPKVLILTTFDLDEYAFSGLKAGASGFMLKDVPPGELLTAIRSVHSGDAVVAPSTTRRLLDRFAPMLPSAGKEPQHKALERLTDREREVMVLVAQGLSNGEIAARLVLSEATVKTHVGRILTKLGLRDRVQVVVLAYETGLVRAGGHG; encoded by the coding sequence ATGACGATCCGCGTGATGCTCGTCGACGACCAGGTGCTGCTGCGCACCGGGTTCCGGATGGTGCTGGCCGCCCAGCCGGACATGGAGGTCGTCGCGGAGGCGGGCGACGGTGTCGAGGCGCTTCAAGTGGTGCGCTCGACCCCCGTCGACGTGGTGCTGATGGACGTACGCATGCCGAAGCTCGACGGTGTCGAGGCCACGCGCCGCATCTGCGCCGAGCCCGACCCGCCGAAGGTGCTGATCCTGACCACCTTCGACCTCGACGAGTACGCCTTCTCGGGGCTGAAGGCGGGCGCGTCCGGCTTCATGCTCAAGGACGTGCCGCCCGGGGAGCTGCTGACCGCCATCCGGTCCGTGCACAGCGGCGACGCCGTCGTGGCCCCCTCGACGACCCGGCGCCTGCTCGACCGGTTCGCGCCGATGCTGCCCAGCGCCGGCAAGGAGCCGCAGCACAAGGCGCTGGAGCGGCTCACCGACCGCGAGCGCGAGGTCATGGTGCTGGTCGCGCAAGGGCTGTCCAACGGGGAGATCGCTGCCCGGCTGGTGCTGTCCGAGGCGACCGTCAAGACGCATGTGGGCCGCATCCTCACCAAGCTGGGGCTGCGGGACCGGGTCCAGGTGGTGGTCCTGGCGTACGAGACGGGGCTGGTGCGGGCCGGCGGACACGGCTGA
- a CDS encoding SAM-dependent methyltransferase, producing the protein MTDETAGHWRGWRAAAEAALYGPDGFYRRPEGPAGHFRTSVHASPLFAGAVARLLCLVDEALGGPEALDFVDMGAGRGELVTGVLAALPAGVAARTRAYAVEVADRPAGLDHHIEWLSAPPQGATGLLFANEWLDNVPVEVAEVDSSGIPRLVLVREDGAELLGERVFGAEAEWLGRWWPLSAEEGLRAEIGLPRDEAWAAAVATLDRGLAVAVDYVHTADARPPFGTLTGFREGRETRPVPDGSCDITAHVALDACAPLDALPGALLVRQREALRALGIAGARPPLALATTHPAAYVRALANAGEGAELTAVGGLGDFGWLVQPVGIPNPLT; encoded by the coding sequence GTGACGGACGAGACGGCGGGGCACTGGCGCGGTTGGCGGGCGGCGGCCGAGGCCGCCCTGTACGGGCCGGACGGCTTCTACCGCAGGCCCGAGGGCCCGGCCGGCCACTTCCGTACGTCCGTGCACGCGTCGCCGCTCTTCGCCGGGGCCGTGGCCCGGCTGCTGTGCCTGGTCGACGAGGCACTGGGCGGGCCCGAGGCGCTCGACTTCGTCGACATGGGGGCCGGGCGCGGGGAGCTGGTCACCGGCGTGCTGGCCGCGCTGCCCGCCGGCGTGGCCGCCCGCACGCGCGCGTACGCCGTCGAGGTCGCCGACCGCCCCGCGGGCCTCGACCACCACATCGAGTGGCTCAGCGCACCCCCGCAGGGCGCGACCGGGCTGCTGTTCGCCAACGAGTGGCTGGACAACGTGCCCGTGGAGGTGGCCGAGGTCGACTCCTCAGGCATACCGCGGCTGGTGCTCGTCCGGGAGGACGGGGCCGAGCTGCTCGGTGAGCGCGTCTTCGGTGCGGAGGCGGAGTGGCTCGGCCGGTGGTGGCCGCTGTCGGCCGAGGAGGGGCTGCGCGCCGAGATCGGGCTGCCCCGGGACGAGGCCTGGGCGGCGGCGGTCGCGACGCTCGACCGGGGGCTCGCGGTGGCCGTGGACTACGTGCACACGGCGGACGCCCGCCCGCCGTTCGGCACGCTCACCGGCTTCCGGGAGGGGCGCGAGACGCGGCCCGTGCCGGACGGGTCCTGCGACATAACGGCGCACGTGGCGCTGGACGCGTGCGCGCCTCTCGACGCACTTCCCGGCGCACTCCTCGTGCGCCAGCGCGAAGCGCTGCGCGCCTTGGGCATCGCAGGCGCTCGGCCCCCGCTCGCGCTGGCGACCACACACCCCGCGGCCTACGTGCGTGCCCTCGCGAACGCGGGAGAGGGCGCCGAACTCACAGCGGTCGGCGGCCTCGGCGACTTCGGATGGCTGGTGCAGCCGGTTGGAATTCCGAACCCGCTCACCTAG
- a CDS encoding NADH-quinone oxidoreductase subunit D, which translates to MTPTTETTVGIGGAAESTDMVLNIGPQHPSTHGVLRLRLTLDGERITSAEPVIGYMHRGAEKLFEARDYRQIIMLANRHDWLSAFSNELGVVLAVERMLGMEVPPRAVWTRTLLAELNRVLNHLMFLGSYPLELGGITPIFYAFTEREELQHVMEEVSGGRMHYMFNRVGGLKEDLPAGWTTRARASVAALRSRMDRFDDLVLGNEIFRGRTRGVGVLAPETVHAYGVSGPIARGSGVDFDLRRDEPYLAYGELQDTLQVVTRQEGDCLARFECLLAQTHNSLDLADACLDRLAELPPGPINQRLPKVLKAPEGHTYAWTENPLGINGYYLVSKGEKTPYRMKLRLASYNNIQALVELLPGTLVADMVAILGSLFFVVGDIDK; encoded by the coding sequence ATGACTCCTACGACGGAGACCACGGTCGGTATCGGCGGTGCCGCGGAGAGCACCGACATGGTGCTCAACATCGGGCCCCAGCACCCGTCCACGCACGGCGTGCTGCGGCTGCGGCTCACCCTCGACGGGGAGCGCATCACGAGCGCGGAGCCCGTGATCGGCTATATGCACCGCGGCGCGGAGAAGCTCTTCGAGGCGCGCGACTACCGCCAGATCATCATGCTCGCCAACCGCCACGACTGGCTGTCGGCCTTCTCGAACGAGCTGGGCGTGGTCCTCGCCGTGGAGCGCATGCTCGGCATGGAGGTCCCCCCGCGCGCGGTGTGGACGCGCACGCTGCTCGCGGAGCTGAACCGGGTGCTCAACCACCTGATGTTCCTCGGCTCGTATCCGCTGGAGCTGGGCGGGATCACTCCGATCTTCTACGCCTTCACCGAGCGCGAGGAGCTCCAGCACGTCATGGAGGAGGTCTCCGGCGGGCGTATGCACTACATGTTCAACCGCGTCGGCGGCCTCAAGGAGGACCTGCCCGCGGGATGGACCACGCGCGCGCGTGCCTCCGTCGCGGCCCTGCGCTCCCGTATGGACCGCTTCGACGACCTGGTCCTCGGCAACGAGATCTTCCGCGGGCGCACGCGAGGGGTGGGCGTCCTCGCGCCGGAGACCGTCCACGCGTACGGCGTGAGCGGGCCGATCGCGCGCGGCTCAGGCGTCGACTTCGATCTGCGGCGCGACGAGCCGTACCTCGCGTACGGCGAACTCCAGGACACCCTCCAGGTCGTCACCCGGCAGGAAGGCGACTGCCTCGCCCGCTTCGAGTGCCTCCTGGCGCAGACCCACAACTCCCTGGACCTCGCCGACGCCTGCCTGGACCGGCTCGCCGAGCTGCCGCCCGGCCCGATCAACCAGCGGCTCCCCAAGGTCCTCAAGGCGCCCGAGGGCCACACGTACGCCTGGACCGAGAACCCGCTCGGCATCAACGGCTACTACCTCGTCAGCAAGGGCGAGAAGACGCCGTACCGGATGAAGCTGCGGTTGGCGTCGTACAACAACATCCAGGCGCTGGTGGAGCTGCTGCCGGGGACGCTGGTCGCGGACATGGTGGCGATCCTGGGGTCGCTGTTCTTCGTGGTCGGGGACATCGACAAGTAG
- a CDS encoding Rossmann-like and DUF2520 domain-containing protein, with product MSTVQQPDPKDRPARLTVGVVGAGRVGPALAASLQLAGHRPVAVSGVSDASRKRAALLLPDVPLVPPADVLDRADLVLLTVPDDALPALVEGLAETGAVRPGQLLVHTSGRYGAKVLDPALRAGALPLALHPAMTFTGTPVDVQRLAGCSFGVTAPDELRLAAEALVIEMGGEPEWIAEENRPLYHAALALGANHLVTLVAQSMELLRAAGVEAPDRMLGPLLGAALDNALRSGDAALTGPVARGDAGTVAAHVSELRRHAPQAVAGYLAMARATADRALAHGLLKPELAEDLLGVLADGTNGTEGDAR from the coding sequence GTGAGTACAGTCCAACAGCCAGACCCCAAGGACCGCCCCGCGCGGCTCACCGTCGGCGTTGTCGGCGCCGGTCGCGTGGGACCCGCGCTGGCCGCGTCCCTCCAACTCGCCGGACACCGCCCGGTAGCCGTCTCCGGAGTCTCCGACGCTTCCAGGAAGCGGGCCGCGCTGCTGCTGCCCGACGTGCCGCTCGTACCGCCCGCCGACGTCCTCGATCGCGCCGACCTCGTCCTGCTCACCGTCCCGGACGACGCCCTGCCCGCGCTCGTGGAGGGCCTCGCCGAGACCGGCGCCGTACGGCCGGGGCAGCTGCTCGTGCACACCTCCGGGCGGTACGGCGCGAAGGTCCTGGACCCCGCTCTGCGCGCCGGCGCGCTGCCGCTGGCCCTGCACCCAGCGATGACCTTCACCGGCACTCCTGTGGACGTCCAGCGCCTCGCCGGGTGCTCCTTCGGCGTGACCGCACCCGACGAACTGCGGCTGGCCGCCGAGGCCCTCGTCATCGAGATGGGCGGCGAGCCCGAGTGGATCGCCGAGGAGAACCGGCCGCTCTACCACGCGGCCCTCGCGCTGGGCGCCAACCACCTGGTCACGCTGGTCGCCCAGTCCATGGAGCTGCTGCGCGCCGCCGGCGTCGAGGCCCCGGACCGGATGCTCGGACCGCTGCTCGGCGCCGCGCTCGACAACGCCCTGCGCTCCGGCGACGCCGCCCTCACCGGGCCCGTCGCGCGCGGGGACGCCGGTACGGTCGCCGCGCACGTCAGCGAGTTGCGCAGGCACGCCCCCCAGGCCGTCGCCGGCTATCTGGCGATGGCACGCGCGACCGCCGACCGGGCGCTCGCCCACGGTCTGCTGAAGCCGGAGCTGGCCGAGGACCTGCTGGGGGTACTCGCCGACGGGACCAACGGGACCGAAGGGGACGCCCGATGA
- a CDS encoding PH domain-containing protein has protein sequence METGSRENPEAAEVEPTWIGLPPGLLRMRRLLLVVWLGLLTAATGLLLGLFTGPAWAAFALLPLALLIWGWVMIERNWRSWRYAERADDLLISRGVLWRELTVVPYGRMQLVEVTSGPVERHFGLASVQLHTAAAATDATIPGLDPVEAERLRDRLTELGEARSAGL, from the coding sequence ATGGAGACGGGGAGCCGGGAGAACCCGGAGGCGGCGGAGGTCGAGCCGACATGGATCGGGCTGCCCCCAGGGCTGCTGCGGATGCGCAGGCTGTTGCTGGTGGTGTGGCTGGGGCTGCTGACGGCGGCCACCGGTCTGCTGCTCGGTCTGTTCACGGGTCCCGCGTGGGCCGCGTTCGCGCTGCTGCCGCTGGCCCTGCTGATATGGGGCTGGGTGATGATCGAGCGCAACTGGCGCTCCTGGCGGTACGCCGAGCGCGCCGACGACCTGCTGATCAGCAGGGGCGTGCTGTGGCGCGAGCTGACCGTCGTCCCCTACGGGCGGATGCAGCTGGTCGAGGTCACCTCCGGGCCCGTCGAACGGCACTTCGGGCTGGCCAGCGTGCAGCTGCACACCGCGGCCGCCGCGACCGACGCGACGATTCCGGGGCTCGATCCGGTCGAGGCGGAACGGCTGCGCGACCGGCTCACCGAGCTGGGCGAGGCACGATCGGCGGGGCTGTGA
- a CDS encoding sensor histidine kinase: MQRLYDFLRRHPTWVDSFWAVLLLGISGMAEVARLGAEEAPGTDSPAAIVPVVILLCLVIALRRRMPEKMLLLAIGVGAAQLALNVATTPANFAFLAITYTVAATGARWASRLALAVGLFAAPLAQVRWPERDAGVLGTVALMIFMTVPFALAWVLGDSIRTRRAYYEQLEERATRLEKEREAQAKVAVAAERARIARELHDVVAHNVSVMVVQADGAAYVLDSAPDQAKKALETISSTGRQALAEMRRLLGVLRTGEHQESGEYVPQPDVEQIDELIEECRTSGLPVDFKVEGTPRPLPSGVELTAYRIVQEALTNTRKHGGPNAGASVRLVYFDDGLGLLVEDDGKGAPHELYEEGGADGQGHGLIGMRERVGMVGGTLDAGPRPGGGFRISVLLPLKPAH, translated from the coding sequence GTGCAGCGCCTCTATGACTTCCTCCGCAGACACCCGACATGGGTGGACAGCTTTTGGGCCGTCCTCCTTCTCGGGATCTCCGGGATGGCCGAGGTCGCCCGGCTGGGCGCCGAGGAGGCTCCGGGCACCGACTCCCCGGCGGCCATCGTCCCGGTCGTCATCCTGCTGTGCCTGGTGATCGCGTTGCGCCGGCGCATGCCGGAGAAGATGCTACTGCTGGCCATCGGCGTGGGGGCGGCGCAGCTGGCGCTGAACGTGGCGACGACACCCGCCAACTTCGCCTTCCTGGCGATCACCTACACCGTGGCCGCGACCGGCGCCCGCTGGGCCTCCCGGCTCGCCCTGGCCGTGGGCCTGTTCGCGGCGCCCCTGGCGCAGGTGCGCTGGCCGGAGCGGGACGCCGGCGTCCTGGGCACCGTGGCACTGATGATCTTCATGACGGTGCCGTTCGCGCTCGCCTGGGTGCTCGGCGACTCGATCCGCACCCGCCGCGCGTACTACGAGCAGCTCGAGGAGCGCGCGACCCGGCTCGAGAAGGAGCGCGAGGCGCAGGCCAAGGTCGCGGTCGCCGCCGAACGCGCCCGGATCGCGCGTGAGCTGCACGACGTCGTCGCCCACAACGTGTCGGTGATGGTGGTCCAGGCCGACGGCGCCGCCTACGTCCTCGACTCCGCGCCCGACCAGGCGAAGAAGGCCCTGGAGACGATCTCCTCCACCGGCCGCCAGGCTCTCGCCGAGATGCGCCGCCTGCTGGGCGTGCTGCGCACCGGCGAGCACCAGGAGAGCGGTGAGTACGTCCCGCAACCCGACGTCGAGCAGATCGACGAGCTGATCGAGGAGTGCCGCACCTCCGGACTGCCCGTCGACTTCAAGGTCGAGGGCACCCCCCGACCGCTGCCCAGCGGCGTCGAGCTCACCGCGTACCGCATCGTGCAGGAGGCGCTCACCAACACCCGCAAGCACGGCGGGCCCAACGCGGGCGCCAGCGTGCGCCTGGTCTACTTCGACGACGGCCTCGGCCTGCTGGTCGAGGACGACGGCAAGGGCGCCCCGCACGAGCTGTACGAAGAGGGTGGCGCCGACGGCCAGGGGCACGGCCTGATCGGGATGCGCGAGCGGGTCGGTATGGTCGGCGGCACCCTGGACGCGGGCCCGCGCCCGGGCGGCGGCTTCCGCATCAGTGTGCTGCTCCCGCTCAAACCAGCGCACTGA
- a CDS encoding low specificity L-threonine aldolase, protein MSDTSEQATRQAEPESDDERRKRRRERRISAYRGAERVFARTSVLSTLRERLAVLEAVEEVYDLDQTADLYGNGVVEALEEKVAGLLGMEAAAFFPTGTMAQQVALRCWAGRTGSPVVALHALAHPEVHERNAFREVSGLRPVRVTSEPRLPTAAEVRDFEEPFGALMLELPLRDAGFVLPSWEELTEIVEAARERDAVVHFDGARLWETTLHFGRPLDEIAGLADSVYVSFYKSLNAFGGAALAGPRTLVEEAKAWRHRYGGTVFQQFPTVLSALAGLERELPRLPEYVRHARVVAAALREGFAAAGVPWTRVHPEEPHTNEFQVWLPYDADVVADVAVRHAEETRTVLFARSWEASGPGLAVTEIDVRAAGLEWTAEDVKAAVADFAARLIAQVSR, encoded by the coding sequence ATGAGCGACACATCGGAGCAGGCCACGCGACAAGCCGAACCGGAGTCGGACGACGAGCGGCGCAAGCGACGCCGTGAGCGGCGCATCAGCGCCTACCGGGGCGCGGAGCGCGTGTTCGCGCGCACCAGCGTGCTCAGCACGCTCCGGGAGCGTCTGGCGGTCCTGGAGGCCGTCGAAGAGGTGTACGACCTGGATCAGACGGCGGACTTGTACGGCAACGGCGTCGTCGAGGCCTTGGAGGAGAAGGTCGCCGGTCTGCTCGGCATGGAGGCCGCCGCGTTCTTCCCGACGGGCACGATGGCGCAGCAGGTCGCCCTGCGCTGCTGGGCGGGCCGCACCGGCAGCCCCGTGGTGGCCCTGCACGCGCTCGCCCACCCCGAGGTCCATGAGCGCAATGCGTTTCGCGAGGTCAGCGGCCTGCGCCCGGTCCGGGTGACGAGCGAGCCCCGGCTGCCGACCGCCGCCGAGGTGCGCGACTTCGAGGAGCCCTTCGGGGCGCTGATGCTCGAACTGCCCCTCAGGGACGCCGGTTTCGTGCTGCCCTCCTGGGAGGAGCTCACCGAGATCGTCGAGGCGGCGCGGGAGCGCGACGCGGTGGTGCACTTCGACGGCGCGCGCCTGTGGGAGACCACCCTCCATTTCGGCCGCCCCCTGGACGAGATCGCGGGCCTGGCGGACAGCGTCTACGTGTCGTTCTACAAGTCGCTGAACGCTTTCGGCGGGGCCGCCCTCGCCGGCCCCAGGACGCTGGTGGAGGAGGCCAAGGCCTGGCGGCACCGGTACGGCGGCACAGTCTTCCAGCAGTTCCCGACCGTACTGTCCGCCCTCGCCGGACTGGAGCGCGAGCTGCCCCGGCTTCCCGAGTACGTGCGGCACGCGCGCGTGGTGGCCGCCGCGCTGCGCGAGGGCTTCGCGGCGGCCGGGGTGCCCTGGACGCGCGTCCACCCCGAGGAGCCGCACACCAACGAGTTCCAGGTCTGGCTGCCGTACGACGCCGATGTCGTCGCCGACGTCGCGGTCCGGCACGCCGAGGAGACCAGGACCGTGCTCTTCGCCCGGTCCTGGGAAGCATCCGGCCCGGGGCTCGCCGTCACGGAGATCGACGTACGGGCCGCGGGCCTGGAGTGGACGGCCGAGGACGTGAAGGCGGCGGTCGCCGACTTCGCCGCCCGGCTGATCGCGCAGGTCAGCAGGTAG
- a CDS encoding ATP-binding protein, giving the protein MLLWINGPFGGGKTQTAYEIQRRLPGSVVCDPEHVGFGLNRTLPPQLRKDFQDLTSWRQGVVETLDLALTEHDGVVIAPMTVTDSGYFGETVGRLRELGHGVHHFTLLAQRETVLKRLRERNFGHLLTYVGGKNVPLRWESWAVRKLDHCLERLQEAEFAEHLWTDHTTVPKTADRIAVLAGLTLRPNTEGPVRTRLRQARIGIKHIRFD; this is encoded by the coding sequence ATGCTCCTGTGGATCAATGGCCCCTTCGGGGGCGGCAAGACACAGACCGCGTACGAGATCCAGCGGCGTCTGCCCGGCAGTGTCGTCTGCGATCCCGAGCACGTCGGCTTCGGCCTGAACCGCACGCTGCCGCCACAACTACGCAAGGACTTCCAGGACTTGACGTCCTGGCGGCAGGGCGTCGTCGAGACCCTCGATCTCGCCCTCACCGAGCACGACGGCGTGGTGATCGCGCCCATGACGGTCACCGATTCCGGCTACTTCGGGGAGACCGTCGGCCGGCTGCGTGAACTCGGCCACGGCGTACACCACTTCACCCTCCTCGCGCAGCGCGAAACCGTCCTGAAGCGGCTGCGGGAGCGCAACTTCGGACACCTCCTGACGTACGTCGGCGGAAAGAACGTCCCCCTGCGCTGGGAGAGTTGGGCGGTACGGAAGCTCGACCACTGCCTGGAGCGGCTCCAAGAGGCGGAGTTCGCCGAGCATCTGTGGACCGACCACACGACCGTGCCCAAGACCGCGGACCGTATCGCCGTGCTCGCCGGTCTGACGCTCAGGCCGAACACCGAGGGCCCGGTGCGGACCCGGCTGAGGCAGGCGCGGATCGGAATCAAGCACATCCGGTTCGACTGA